One genomic window of Aptenodytes patagonicus chromosome 19, bAptPat1.pri.cur, whole genome shotgun sequence includes the following:
- the VAMP3 gene encoding vesicle-associated membrane protein 3 has protein sequence MSASIPGSSNVAAGSNRRLQQTQHQVDEVVDIMRVNVDKVLERDQKLSELDDRADALQAGASQFETSAAKLKRKYWWKNCKMWAILIAVVLIIIIIIIVWNMPS, from the exons AT GTCAGCCAGTATTCCTGGAAGCTCAAATGTGGCTGCTGGCAGTAATCGTCGTCTTCAGCAGACTCAACACCAAGTAGATGAG GTTGTTGACATCATGAGAGTGAATGTGGACAAGGTATTGGAGCGAGATCAGAAGCTGTCAGAGTTGGATGACCGTGCTGATGCACTGCAAGCAGGAGCTTCCCAGTTTGAGACCAGTGCAGCCAAGCTGAAAAGAAAGTATTGGTGGAAGAACTGTAAG ATGTGGGCAATACTGATAGCTGTGGTtctcattatcatcatcatcattattg tCTGGAATATGCCTTCATGA